One segment of Stomatobaculum sp. F0698 DNA contains the following:
- a CDS encoding diaminopimelate decarboxylase, whose amino-acid sequence MKKETFLTLEQARDIAAQYPTPFHIYDERGIRENAARVREAFAWNKGFREYFAVKATPNPFLLNILKEYGCGVDCSSETELMMSDACGFSGEEIMFSSNDTPPGEFAFAARLGGIINLDDITHIESVEAELGGLPETMSCRYNPGGMFELSNGIMDNPGDSKYGMTPAQITEAFRTMKAKGVKRFGLHAFLASNTTTNEYYPKLAGVLFREAVRLKEETGAEIAFINLSGGVGVPYRPEQSANDILEIGREVRRVYEEILVPAGLGEVAIYTEMGRFMLAPYGALVTKAIHEKHIYKDYIGVDACAVNLMRPAMYGAYHHITVLGKETAPHDHVYDVTGSLCENNDKFAIGRELPKIEMGDYLYIHDTGAHGFSMGYNYNGKLRSAELLLREDGSVQLIRRAETPKDYFATFDFCGLMDKYLK is encoded by the coding sequence ATGAAAAAAGAAACATTTTTGACACTGGAACAGGCAAGGGATATTGCGGCGCAGTATCCGACGCCCTTCCATATTTACGACGAGAGAGGCATACGCGAAAACGCTGCCCGCGTGCGAGAGGCCTTTGCCTGGAACAAGGGCTTTCGCGAGTACTTTGCGGTCAAAGCGACCCCGAATCCTTTTTTGTTGAATATCCTTAAGGAGTACGGCTGCGGCGTGGACTGCTCTTCGGAGACCGAGCTCATGATGAGCGATGCCTGCGGTTTTTCGGGAGAGGAGATTATGTTCTCCTCGAACGACACCCCGCCGGGAGAGTTTGCCTTCGCGGCGCGGCTCGGCGGTATCATCAACTTGGACGACATCACCCACATTGAGAGTGTCGAGGCCGAGCTCGGGGGGCTCCCGGAGACCATGAGCTGCCGCTATAATCCGGGCGGTATGTTCGAACTTTCAAACGGCATCATGGATAACCCGGGCGATTCGAAGTACGGTATGACGCCGGCACAGATCACGGAGGCCTTTCGCACGATGAAGGCAAAGGGTGTAAAGCGCTTCGGTCTGCACGCCTTTCTCGCGAGCAATACGACGACGAACGAGTACTACCCGAAGCTTGCGGGCGTTCTCTTTCGCGAGGCGGTGCGCTTAAAAGAGGAGACGGGCGCGGAGATTGCCTTTATCAACCTCTCGGGCGGCGTGGGCGTGCCCTATCGCCCGGAACAGAGTGCCAACGATATCCTGGAAATCGGCAGAGAGGTAAGGCGGGTCTACGAGGAGATTTTGGTTCCCGCGGGACTCGGTGAGGTTGCGATTTATACCGAGATGGGGCGCTTCATGCTGGCTCCCTACGGCGCGCTTGTCACCAAGGCCATTCACGAAAAGCACATCTACAAGGACTATATCGGTGTGGATGCCTGCGCGGTCAATCTGATGCGCCCTGCCATGTACGGCGCTTACCACCACATCACCGTGCTCGGCAAAGAAACCGCGCCGCACGATCATGTCTACGATGTCACGGGTTCCCTCTGCGAGAACAACGACAAGTTCGCAATCGGCAGAGAATTGCCGAAAATTGAGATGGGAGATTATCTCTACATCCATGATACCGGTGCGCATGGGTTTTCGATGGGTTATAACTATAACGGTAAGCTTCGGAGCGCCGAGCTTTTGCTCCGTGAAGACGGTTCCGTGCAGTTAATACGCCGTGCGGAGACTCCGAAGGACTACTTTGCGACCTTCGATTTCTGCGGTCTCATGGACAAGTATCTGAAATAA